In Erigeron canadensis isolate Cc75 chromosome 8, C_canadensis_v1, whole genome shotgun sequence, the DNA window GGGTTGAGTTGACCTGTCAATAGTCTTTTCTCCACCTTACTTAAAAGCTATATTTCTATAGATAATCAATGATTAGGACATTGTAAGCATTTTAATAAAACACACTGCAACTTTTGACACGATACATTTTTAGCTTTTCTCTTTAACCTGTGTCACCTGCTCCAAAAAGAACAACCCAAATGCATCCATTCCCATGGGAATGGCCAAATGGGTTGGTATTAACGTTCCAGCCTTCTGTGTCTCATTTATTTGATATGCTAGCAATGAGTACCTAATTATAGTAAATTGCTTTTAGTTGGCGCAAAACAAATGAAGTGAAAGCTTATCTTTTTACATAATTTCAGATTGGAAATGTTGCTCTAGAGCCAGAGAAATCGTGGGTGGCTACTCAACAACTTAGTGTCAGCTGAATAGGAGGAATTACCGACAGCAGGCGTATGTTATCTTAAAGAGATACTTGTGGCTAATGTACTATAGAAATACACTTTTGATCAGAATAAAAGCATATAAAACTGATGCATAGTTTGTCAATcatttgtaatttttgttatacgACATTCcaaaaatcatcataaaaagGGTTTACTTAGCAAATGTAACCTGCATTGCCTAATAAACAAGAACTGCTGGTTCCTTTTAAAACCTAAAAAGCCATTTTCAGTCTTACAGTGTCGTTACTACAGATGATATATTCATAATCTCAGCTCCATGAGCATTATATACTTGGACTATGACAACTATATTAGATAGTTATAAATTCAGCAGTAAATTGAATTATATCACCTTGGTCACACAAGCAAATAGAGTCTTACAAATCCAGATCATTCAATCCAAGTACCATGATTTTCATCCATccaaaaaacttttattaacacTTGTTCCATATGAAAACTCAAtccaaaatttaaacaaaagaaCGAAACATCCTAAAAAGACCTGAAAGACAAAGCATAACCTAACACAACATTAGGACAGACAAAATCTAAAATCAAAGCCTGTTTCAAAAGATTTGGCACTCTATTTCAGAAAGAAGACAGCTTTGTATAACAAAGCATACCAACGACATTATTATCACCAAAACCTGAAACCTTGACTTCTCAGCTAATACTTCATCTCTTCAACACATAATAGAGTATATGTTCCACTAGTAAAAAAACTCACAGCTCTTGCCATCAGCTTCAATGTGTCTCCACCAAAAAAGAACGAAAGTATGAAACATCCTAAAGAACCTAACTAGTAGCCCATATCCTAACACAGAATTAGGTAATACCAATTTCAAAATCCATTCCCGTTTACGTATTCAAAAGATTTGATACTCTGTTTCAAGAAGACATCATAGCAATGAAGCATACCAACAATATAATTATCACCAACGCCCAAATCAAACACATCCAACAATGACATCTCTGCTTATCCTTTAACTGCTTAGCATAAAACAAACTGTCTGTTCCACCACTTACAAAGCTTCCGGCTTTTGCCACATTATCTTCAATATCATCCAATTTCTCCCCTTGTGTTTCCACCAAAACAGCCATATCAAGAAACACTTGATGAAGTTTATTCAAACTTCTCTTTATATCCAACACAGCTTGATGCCTTTCTTTATTCTCCATAACCACATCTGTCTTCCCATCAGACACTTCAAACATTTTTCCATCTCCCGAAGCCATTGTTTCCATCATTTCCTCACTCGGATATTCCCCTGTTTCATTGTAATACCTTCTTTTAAGATACTCTTTGTGATCTGAAACTATCTTATCTCTTAACTCTTGAAAATTATTCATCATTTCTTTGAGTTTAACTTTAAGCCCATTTGTGACTGAAACCTGAGTTCTCCCCACAGCAGTGTTTTGTTTGTGTGTTGCAGAAGATTCTAGATATTCAAGACGCACACGAACAAAACTTGCCTTTCTCAGTACTGCAACCATATCAGATTCCATTCTGTCTCTTAACCCACGAATAACTTTGGCACTGTGAGCAGATTTCGTCTCTTCATTTAAAGTTTGCAAATCAGAAAACAGACTAGTAATCTCTTCCATGGTGGATTTGATCGATTCAACTTCTTGGAAGAATTTAGAAAGATGAGTTTCATCTGATGGATTAATCTCAGGTTCTTGAATCCCCATCTCGAGATCTCTTTCTTCTGATTTGATGTCGAGTTGGGTTTGTTTCTTCAAATCCACATAAGTTAGAAACGATTTTGTCATTAGATCATTCATTTTGTTTGTAGATTCTGACAAAACTCACCTGCAAATCCGACACACACAATATGTCAcacaaattatatatcattcaaGTATAAAGATGCAGATACTAAACGAAATTAAAGATAAAGTAAAGCAGACCATTCATTCCTTGAAATACTTCGAAAAACCACAAAGacataacatatatacatatacatattaatatttgaataacaaacattaaaaaaaactcagaAGAAGATAAAAAGGTGTGTAAATTTTCGAAAAATCCACCtgcaaaacccaaaacccaaacTCATAccaatacataacatatatagatacaatacaaatattaaCTAAAGATCAGAGAAAAAGTAgtgtaacttttaaaaaaccCCAGCTGCCTGCAAAATGTGAAATAAGCTATCAAACAAAATTCAAAGAAATTACGCAATTCTTGAAAAACCTAGCTCTTGCAAAATCTTTAGCCACAAATGCGTAACACATGtacatataatatttgaatgTATAGATACAATTATCAAACAAAATTCAAAGAGAAAGTAGTGTAATTCTTGAAAACCCacaaatatataacacacatatatatatatacaataatcaAACAAAATTCAAAGGAAGTATGTAAATTTTGAAAATCCAGTTGCAAAATCTTTAGCTACTAACacaaaacacatatacatataatatttgaatgtatagatacaattataaaaataaaaaaaatcagagAAAAAGTAGTTCAATTCTTGAAAACCCACAAAAATATGACACGTATACATATAATCAAACAAAATTCAACcaaaatatgtaaatttttttgaaaactcactttcaaaatctttagccgcaaatatataacacatatatagatatgataTTTGAATGCATAGATACAATTATCAAAaacccacatatatatataacacatatatacaataatcaAACATAATTCAAAGTAAGTatgtaaaattttgaaaacccaCTTTCAAAATGTTTAGCCATAGATACATAACAGCTATACatgtaatctttatatatatatatatatatacaactataaaacaaaaatcagaGAAAAAGTGGTGTAATTCTTGAAAACCCacataatatatgacaaatatatacaagaatcaaacaaaatttACAGAAAGTACTTGAATTTTGAAAACCCACTTGCAAAATCTTTAATTACAAATACAGaacacatatagatatataaatgtatagatACAATTATCAACAAAATTCAGAAAAAAGTAGGATAAAAAAGTTGATACCTTTGTGTATGTAGGAATATGAGATGAAATCAGagattgatttctttgatgaaATTCTTTAAAGAAAGAAACAGAGTATGAAATCAAGAAAAATCTTGAAGAAAATTGGGGGTGTTTTTTTGCTTCAGTAAATAAGTTGGGAGTAATTTGTTGTTGGTGGAATTTTGAGTTTCTTTTGATTCaggtgattattattattatatagatatttgaaattgaaattggaaGTATGTTAGCCGTtggatttaattaaatttatttttgcgCGGAGTCGGTTACGAAAAACCCCCAATTCAAAATAATGATattcataaataaatgtttggcaaAACGCTGGGTTAATAACGGGGTAATTTGGGtaaagttttctttttgatgcatatatatttggtaGATAGCtgaaagtaatataaataataagctTAAAATGACATGAATGGATAAAAATTATACATGTAACAATTTAAGTTTTGCATAATTACAGtagtttttttgatattttttattttaacctataactttttaaattttttacttttgttacaCTCATTTTAGGGGAAGTGATAATCATACCACATATTTTAATTCATTTACcacattgtatatattttataacatattGTACAAGTATGCAATGCTCAACAatggtaaatttatcaaattatgaggtacgaatatcacttacCTTcatcatatttgatatttacttttacttttgactttttaatttttagttttttaccaTTTACCtttcaattttttagctttaccAT includes these proteins:
- the LOC122580583 gene encoding syntaxin-112; the protein is MNDLMTKSFLTYVDLKKQTQLDIKSEERDLEMGIQEPEINPSDETHLSKFFQEVESIKSTMEEITSLFSDLQTLNEETKSAHSAKVIRGLRDRMESDMVAVLRKASFVRVRLEYLESSATHKQNTAVGRTQVSVTNGLKVKLKEMMNNFQELRDKIVSDHKEYLKRRYYNETGEYPSEEMMETMASGDGKMFEVSDGKTDVVMENKERHQAVLDIKRSLNKLHQVFLDMAVLVETQGEKLDDIEDNVAKAGSFVSGGTDSLFYAKQLKDKQRCHCWMCLIWALVIIILLVCFIAMMSS